In Streptomyces sp. NBC_00433, a single genomic region encodes these proteins:
- a CDS encoding hemerythrin domain-containing protein produces the protein MTGGEYKLDMTMMLTIHDAFRRELDRIAKVAEGVSDDPRTVMRTALGWKLFKTYLGIHHTTEDDTVWGLMEQRLAGGQDIALLHAMEAEHAQIDPLLAGMDAALVDAENGPARLGELVAELNTSLRGHLQHEEAEGLALVDSTLTQEEWSHFAAVHLKKVGEDVGTYMPWLLDDAAADWVETVLGRLPGWGRTKYEGEWKAAYDRLSLWTPAAGTTG, from the coding sequence ATGACTGGCGGCGAGTACAAGCTGGACATGACGATGATGCTGACCATCCATGATGCGTTCCGGCGTGAGCTGGACCGTATTGCGAAGGTCGCTGAGGGTGTCAGCGATGACCCGCGGACGGTCATGCGGACCGCGTTGGGGTGGAAGCTGTTCAAGACGTATCTGGGTATCCACCACACCACCGAGGACGACACGGTGTGGGGTCTGATGGAGCAGCGGCTGGCCGGTGGTCAGGATATTGCGCTGCTGCACGCGATGGAGGCCGAGCACGCGCAGATCGATCCGCTGCTGGCGGGGATGGACGCGGCGCTGGTCGATGCCGAGAACGGTCCGGCGCGGCTGGGTGAGCTGGTCGCGGAGCTGAACACCTCGTTGCGCGGGCATCTGCAGCACGAGGAGGCCGAGGGGTTGGCCCTGGTCGATTCGACGCTGACGCAGGAGGAGTGGTCGCACTTCGCTGCGGTGCATCTGAAGAAGGTCGGCGAGGACGTGGGTACGTACATGCCCTGGCTGCTGGACGATGCCGCCGCGGACTGGGTCGAGACCGTGCTGGGCCGGCTTCCCGGTTGGGGCCGTACCAAGTACGAGGGTGAGTGGAAGGCCGC